The Poecilia reticulata strain Guanapo linkage group LG13, Guppy_female_1.0+MT, whole genome shotgun sequence genome has a segment encoding these proteins:
- the LOC103475245 gene encoding transmembrane 4 L6 family member 19 isoform X4, translating into MSPLFRSASKPGRRTSRCACQEMTYHYLLDGHVTREATWATGLWASGFLVLLGANAFIKRSRTRGFIASRTQMFGLALYSCLGLLAAAACCMVSTTGLVQGPLCLYNSSSGLTWGVPLKPVPNRHAGYLYNQSMWSGICLKPESVVEWNVVLFGMMAICSAAQVVLCGMNILNSLVGLVVGQGIRP; encoded by the exons ATGAGTCCTTTGTTCCGCTCAGCGTCTAAACCGGGCCGTCGGACCTCACG ATGTGCGTGTCAAG AGATGACGTACCACTACCTGCTGGATGGCCATGTGACCAGAGAGGCTACCTGGGCTACGGGCCTGTGGGCCTCCGGCTTCCTG GTTTTACTCGGAGCGAACGCCTTCATCAAGCgcagcagaaccagaggctTCATTGCTTCCAGGACTCAG ATGTTTGGTCTGGCCCTGTACTCCTGCCTGGGGCTGCTGGCTGCCGCCGCCTGTTGTATGGTCAGCACCACCGGTCTGGTTCAGGGTCCTCTGTGTCTCTACAACTCGTCCTCCGGTCTCACTTGGGGTGTCCCCCTGAAGCCCGTCCCCAACAG ACACGCCGGGTACCTGTACAACCAGTCGATGTGGTCGGGGATCTGCTTGAAGCCGGAGTCGGTGGTGGAGTGGAACGTGGTTCTGTTCGGTATGATGGCGATCTGCAGCGCCGCGCAGGTCGTCCTCTGCGGGATGAACATCCTGAACTCCCTGGTGGGTTTGGTTGTGGGCCAGGGGATCCGGCCATGA
- the LOC103475245 gene encoding uncharacterized protein LOC103475245 isoform X3 yields MCVSRDDVPLPAGWPCDQRGYLGYGPVGLRLPGFTRSERLHQAQQNQRLHCFQDSDVWSGPVLLPGAAGCRRLLYGQHHRSGSGSSVSLQLVLRSHLGCPPEARPQQTRRVPVQPVDVVGDLLEAGVGGGVERGSVRYDGDLQRRAGRPLRDEHPELPGGFGCGPGDPAMTRSLQIQNDESGSSQQTTSDPSK; encoded by the exons ATGTGCGTGTCAAG AGATGACGTACCACTACCTGCTGGATGGCCATGTGACCAGAGAGGCTACCTGGGCTACGGGCCTGTGGGCCTCCGGCTTCCTG GTTTTACTCGGAGCGAACGCCTTCATCAAGCgcagcagaaccagaggctTCATTGCTTCCAGGACTCAG ATGTTTGGTCTGGCCCTGTACTCCTGCCTGGGGCTGCTGGCTGCCGCCGCCTGTTGTATGGTCAGCACCACCGGTCTGGTTCAGGGTCCTCTGTGTCTCTACAACTCGTCCTCCGGTCTCACTTGGGGTGTCCCCCTGAAGCCCGTCCCCAACAG ACACGCCGGGTACCTGTACAACCAGTCGATGTGGTCGGGGATCTGCTTGAAGCCGGAGTCGGTGGTGGAGTGGAACGTGGTTCTGTTCGGTATGATGGCGATCTGCAGCGCCGCGCAGGTCGTCCTCTGCGGGATGAACATCCTGAACTCCCTGGTGGGTTTGGTTGTGGGCCAGGGGATCCGGCCATGACCAG GTCTCTCCAGATTCAGAATGATGAATCAGGGTCTTCACAGCAAACAACCTCAgacccttcaaaataa
- the LOC103475243 gene encoding zinc finger protein 345-like — MKHLRTVEETFDRQTELVLQLLLEAAVEVLLGQREPVTEEVLLEREPEPEEVLLEKQGPKEKRNQLSSVLVLMSREAVRKIRSIFRELYLTVLTENEALKDKVRRLEGEEPQKPKPAAAVKNHKAPKVRSLVLDPSTRLAELQVVSVQPTSSDPVPAIFTHLPAQQPIGRQNSCCVQVLQEKIDLVALGSPQVEAEVVLETTQISTEPETKDGLANGLPGGDPVQPEGEGTMGSETTEEPESGSEGPTGLQSPTAASAEQQKEQERCRRRQLYKEKRFFCELCNKGFHQNHQLTKHMASHRKPFPCDACDKGFYKAHMLLKHQQSHQLREAQERDPDKLLQCDQCSRKFRLLRQLRIHQASHRLEKTPLECHACDRTFTSAAALRSHEVSHAKVKPFMCDVCGKSFTRKKSLQEHQRVHTGARPYPCQTCGKRFSTSGNLRVHKRSHSDERPYKCSECDKAFKCRMGLMQHRVVHSGEKPFTCHTCGLSFGLKYNLQRHLHLHNGEKPHRCHQCGEGFSGTWALKTHMLVHGVEKPFMCDCCGKTFFYNCQLQKHQQLVHGDLEGRLPGAVRRRSTGVKPFTCKMCLKSFSSSSTLRMHEKSHQQTKEFACNTCGKTFHLRHMLRYHQRQHTGDRPHVCAFCNKGFLQASQLRQHELLHTGVKPHHCEQCGKEFRTPQNYHRHLLVHTGEKPYQCSVCSRRFRQSNQLKSHMQIHTGIKLYSCDRCHLGFSDSRQLKKHHCGDESQDTLESGSKGRRQRDVFGWTPNFNS; from the exons ATGAAGCATCTCAGAACCGTAGAGGAAACTTTTGACCGTCAGACCGAACTggttctccagctgctgctggaggctgCTGTGGAAGTTTTACTGGGACAACGGGAACCAGTAACTGAGGAGGTTCTACTGGAGCGGGAGCCAGAACCGgaggaggttctgctggagaaGCAGGGACCAAAAGAGAAGCGGAATCAG CTGAGcagtgttctggttctgatgtcCAGAGAGGCGGTCCGTAAGATCCGCAGCATCTTTAGAGAACTGTACCTGACCGTTTTGACGGAGAACGAAGCTCTGAAGGACAAAGTGAGGCGACTGGAGGGGGAAGAACCACAGAAACCAAAACCCGCCGCTGCAGTGAAGAACCACAAGGCTCCCAAAGTTCGGTCGTTAG TTTTGGACCCTTCAACCAGGTTGGCTGAACTGCAGGTGGTCTCGGTTCAGCCCACCTCCAGCGACCCGGTTCCGGCGATCTTCACCCACCTTCCTGCCCAACAGCCAATTGGGAGACAGAACAGCTGCTGCGTTCAAGTGCTGCAGGAGAAAATAGATCTGGTTGCTCTAGGCTCACCGCAGGTTGAGGCTGAGGTGGTTTTAGAGACGACCCAGATCTCCACAGAACCTGAGACTAAAGACGGACTGGCCAATGGGCTTCCAGGAGGCGACCCGGTCCAACCCGAGGGAGAGGGAACCATG GGATCAGAAACTACAGAAGAACCAGAGTCTGGTTCTGAGGGTCCGACGGGCCTCCAGAGTCCAACAG ctgcgAGTGCGGAGCAGCAGAAGGAGCAGGAGCGCTGCCGGCGGCGGCAGCTCTACAAGGAGAAGCGTTTCTTCTGCGAACTCTGCAACAAAGGCttccaccagaaccaccagctgaccaaacacaTGGCCAGCCACCGCAAGCCCTTCCCCTGCGACGCCTGCGACAAAGGCTTCTACAAGGCGCACATGCTGCTCAAGCACCAGCAGAGCCACCAGCTGCGGGAGGCGCAGGAGCGCGACCCGGACAAGCTGCTGCAATGCGATCAGTGCAGCAGGAAGTTCCGCCTCCTGCGACAGCTGCGGATCCACCAAGCGTCGCATCGGCTGGAGAAGACGCCGCTGGAGTGTCATGCCTGCGACCGCACCTTCACCTCTGCCGCTGCGCTGCGGTCCCATGAGGTGTCACACGCTAAGGTGAAACCGTTCATGTGTGACGTCTGTGGGAAGAGCTTCACCAGGAAGAAGAGCCTGCAGGAGCACCAGAGGGTCCACACAGGGGCGCGGCCGTACCCCTGCCAGACCTGCGGCAAGAGGTTCTCCACCAGCGGCAACCTACGCGTCCACAAGAGGTCACACTCTGACGAGCGGCCGTACAAGTGCAGCGAGTGCGACAAGGCTTTTAAATGCAGGATGGGGCTGATGCAGCACCGGGTGGTCCACTCCGGAGAGAAACCCTTCACCTGCCATACCTGTGGACTGAGCTTCGGCCTCAAGTACAACCTGCAGCGACACCTGCACCTCCACAACGGAGAGAAACCCCACAG GTGTCATCAGTGTGGTGAAGGTTTCTCAGGAACCTGGGCTCTGAAAACCCACATGCTGGTTCACGGTGTGGAGAAGCCCTTCATGTGCGACTGCTgtggaaaaacctttttctacaactgtcagctgcagaaacaccaGCAGCTGGTTCACGGTGACCTGGAGGGCCGGCTGCCCGGCGCCGTGCGCCGCAGGTCCACCGGAGTCAAACCGTTCACCTGCAAAATGTGCCTGAAgagtttcagcagcagcagcacgctCCGGATGCACGAGAAGAGCCACCAGCAGACCAAGGAGTTTGCCTGCAACACCTGCGGGAAGACCTTCCACCTGCGGCACATGCTGCGCTACCACCAGCGGCAGCACACCGGCGACCGGCCGCACGTCTGCGCCTTCTGCAACAAAGGCTTCCTGCAGGCGTCGCAGCTGAGGCAGCACGAGCTGCTGCACACTGGGGTGAAGCCGCACCACTGTGAGCAGTGCGGCAAAGAGTTCAGGACGCCTCAGAACTACcaccgccacctgctggtgcACACTGGAGAGAAGCCGTACCAGTGCAGCGTGTGCAGCCGCCGGTTTCGGCAATCCAACCAGCTCAAGTCCCACATGCAGATCCACACGGGCATCAAGCTGTACTCCTGCGACCGCTGCCACCTGGGCTTCTCCGACTCCCGGCAGCTGAAGAAGCACCACTGTGGAGACGAGTCGCAGGACACGCTGGAGTCCGGCAGCAAAGGCAGGAGACAGCGGGACGTCTTCGGCTGGACGCCCAACTTCAACAGCTAG
- the LOC103475245 gene encoding transmembrane 4 L6 family member 5 isoform X2 produces the protein MCVSRYLLYVGVALVPMVIICMVSNILLLFPEMTYHYLLDGHVTREATWATGLWASGFLVLLGANAFIKRSRTRGFIASRTQMFGLALYSCLGLLAAAACCMVSTTGLVQGPLCLYNSSSGLTWGVPLKPVPNRHAGYLYNQSMWSGICLKPESVVEWNVVLFGMMAICSAAQVVLCGMNILNSLVGLVVGQGIRP, from the exons ATGTGCGTGTCAAGGTATCTGTTATATGTGGGCGTGGCTCTGGTTCCCATGGTGATCATCTGCATGGTGTCCAAcatcctgctgctgtttccagAGATGACGTACCACTACCTGCTGGATGGCCATGTGACCAGAGAGGCTACCTGGGCTACGGGCCTGTGGGCCTCCGGCTTCCTG GTTTTACTCGGAGCGAACGCCTTCATCAAGCgcagcagaaccagaggctTCATTGCTTCCAGGACTCAG ATGTTTGGTCTGGCCCTGTACTCCTGCCTGGGGCTGCTGGCTGCCGCCGCCTGTTGTATGGTCAGCACCACCGGTCTGGTTCAGGGTCCTCTGTGTCTCTACAACTCGTCCTCCGGTCTCACTTGGGGTGTCCCCCTGAAGCCCGTCCCCAACAG ACACGCCGGGTACCTGTACAACCAGTCGATGTGGTCGGGGATCTGCTTGAAGCCGGAGTCGGTGGTGGAGTGGAACGTGGTTCTGTTCGGTATGATGGCGATCTGCAGCGCCGCGCAGGTCGTCCTCTGCGGGATGAACATCCTGAACTCCCTGGTGGGTTTGGTTGTGGGCCAGGGGATCCGGCCATGA
- the LOC103475245 gene encoding transmembrane 4 L6 family member 19 isoform X1, with protein sequence MSPLFRSASKPGRRTSRKRRRICIEASAGRKLLYVGASVIGCLVVTSHRCACQEMTYHYLLDGHVTREATWATGLWASGFLVLLGANAFIKRSRTRGFIASRTQMFGLALYSCLGLLAAAACCMVSTTGLVQGPLCLYNSSSGLTWGVPLKPVPNRHAGYLYNQSMWSGICLKPESVVEWNVVLFGMMAICSAAQVVLCGMNILNSLVGLVVGQGIRP encoded by the exons ATGAGTCCTTTGTTCCGCTCAGCGTCTAAACCGGGCCGTCGGACCTCACG caaaagaagaagaatttgcATTGAAGCTTCTGCTGGTAGGAAACTTCTATATGTGGGAGcttctgtgattggctgcttaGTTGTGACATCACacag ATGTGCGTGTCAAG AGATGACGTACCACTACCTGCTGGATGGCCATGTGACCAGAGAGGCTACCTGGGCTACGGGCCTGTGGGCCTCCGGCTTCCTG GTTTTACTCGGAGCGAACGCCTTCATCAAGCgcagcagaaccagaggctTCATTGCTTCCAGGACTCAG ATGTTTGGTCTGGCCCTGTACTCCTGCCTGGGGCTGCTGGCTGCCGCCGCCTGTTGTATGGTCAGCACCACCGGTCTGGTTCAGGGTCCTCTGTGTCTCTACAACTCGTCCTCCGGTCTCACTTGGGGTGTCCCCCTGAAGCCCGTCCCCAACAG ACACGCCGGGTACCTGTACAACCAGTCGATGTGGTCGGGGATCTGCTTGAAGCCGGAGTCGGTGGTGGAGTGGAACGTGGTTCTGTTCGGTATGATGGCGATCTGCAGCGCCGCGCAGGTCGTCCTCTGCGGGATGAACATCCTGAACTCCCTGGTGGGTTTGGTTGTGGGCCAGGGGATCCGGCCATGA
- the LOC103475245 gene encoding transmembrane 4 L6 family member 19 isoform X5, whose product MTYHYLLDGHVTREATWATGLWASGFLVLLGANAFIKRSRTRGFIASRTQMFGLALYSCLGLLAAAACCMVSTTGLVQGPLCLYNSSSGLTWGVPLKPVPNRHAGYLYNQSMWSGICLKPESVVEWNVVLFGMMAICSAAQVVLCGMNILNSLVGLVVGQGIRP is encoded by the exons ATGACGTACCACTACCTGCTGGATGGCCATGTGACCAGAGAGGCTACCTGGGCTACGGGCCTGTGGGCCTCCGGCTTCCTG GTTTTACTCGGAGCGAACGCCTTCATCAAGCgcagcagaaccagaggctTCATTGCTTCCAGGACTCAG ATGTTTGGTCTGGCCCTGTACTCCTGCCTGGGGCTGCTGGCTGCCGCCGCCTGTTGTATGGTCAGCACCACCGGTCTGGTTCAGGGTCCTCTGTGTCTCTACAACTCGTCCTCCGGTCTCACTTGGGGTGTCCCCCTGAAGCCCGTCCCCAACAG ACACGCCGGGTACCTGTACAACCAGTCGATGTGGTCGGGGATCTGCTTGAAGCCGGAGTCGGTGGTGGAGTGGAACGTGGTTCTGTTCGGTATGATGGCGATCTGCAGCGCCGCGCAGGTCGTCCTCTGCGGGATGAACATCCTGAACTCCCTGGTGGGTTTGGTTGTGGGCCAGGGGATCCGGCCATGA
- the rnf168 gene encoding E3 ubiquitin-protein ligase rnf168 isoform X2 → MSPVSEVEEGGRQELALTWEDCLCPVCLDIFIEPVTLPCTHSFCKGCFLESVDKATLCCPMCRKRVSNWARRNNKKNTLVNLELWNRIQTLFPLQCQRRLNGQDAEEEDRIVPRTHPRVCPPGELRQEYEDQLMEERRAQDEEESKASEELIQKLLAEEQQQLQEEMRRKEEDERLAKLLSNQLNSQENLRVPDVAPVKKKKEVVMGHMDRFLCPCPPPGSAPGFITNKENILLMEAELHAEQPRPPVSSKRKSSELDPMEEEEMTSKRVQVCSPPGEERPLPDWEAELQVRQQQEEDDLHLALLLQRDLDREERRRVTDRSKGSSDPYLLRAQRGGMEEAGPSRMSAGGRIRRMRSSSVSSSVSSSVSFPFLRSASSTSVVSKGSKQVTLTEMFPLPRSCSSASAATSNAK, encoded by the exons ATGTCTCCGGTGTCTGAGGTGGAGGAAGGAGGCAGGCAGGAGCTGGCTCTGACCTGGGAAGACTGTCTGTGTCCGGTCTGTCTGGACATCTTCATAGAGCCCGTCACCCTGCCCTGCACACACTCCTTCTGCAAg GGCTGCTTCCTGGAGTCGGTGGACAAGGCGACGCTGTGCTGCCCCATGTGCAGGAAGCGGGTCTCCAACTGGGCCCGCCGCAACAACAAGAAGAACACGCTGGTGAACCTGGAGCTGTGGAACCGGATTCAGACCCTCTTCCCTCTGCAGTGTCAGCGCCGCCTGAACGGCCAGGACGCTGAGGAGGAGGACCGCATAG ttccCAGAACGCATCCCAGGGTCTGCCCTCCTGGAGAGCTGCGGCAGGAGTACGAGGATCAG ctgatggaggaGCGGAGGGCTCAGGACGAGGAGGAGAGCAAAGCAAGCGAggagctgatccagaagctgctggctgaggagcagcagcagctgcaggaggagatgaggaggaaggaggaagacGAGCGTCTGGCCAAGCTGCTGAGCAACCAGCTG AACTCCCAGGAGAACCTTCGTGTTCCCGACGTCGCTCCggtcaagaagaagaaggaggtcGTTATGGGACACATGGACAG GTTCCTGTGTCCCTGCCCTCCGCCAGGCTCCGCCCCCGGCTTCATAACCAATAAG gaGAACATCCTCCTgatggaggcggagcttcacgCGGAGCAGCCCCGCCCACCGGTATCATCGAAGAGGAAGAGCTCGGAGCTAGACccgatggaggaggaggagatgaccTCCAAGCGAGTCCAGGTGTGCTCCCCACCTGGAGAGGAGCGGCCGCTGCCGGACtgggaggcggagcttcaggtgaggcagcagcaggaggaggacgACCTCCACCTGGCTCTGCTGCTCCAGAGGGATCTGGACCGGGAGGAGCGACGGAGAGTCACGGACCGGAGCAAAGGCTCCTCTGACCCCTACCTGCTGCGCGCCCAGAGAGGTGGCATGGAGGAGGCGGGGCCGTCACGCATGTCTGCAGGAGGAAGAATACGCCGGATGCGCAGCAGCTCCGTCAGCAGCTCCGTCAGCAGCTCCGTCAGCTTCCCGTTCCTGCGCTCGGCCTCCTCTACCTCGGTGGTGAGCAAAGGAAGCAAGCAGGTCACTCTGACCGAGATGTTCCCTCTTCCTCGCTCCTGCTCCTCTGCCTCCGCTGCCACAAGTAAcgcaaaataa
- the rnf168 gene encoding E3 ubiquitin-protein ligase rnf168 isoform X1, translated as MSPVSEVEEGGRQELALTWEDCLCPVCLDIFIEPVTLPCTHSFCKGCFLESVDKATLCCPMCRKRVSNWARRNNKKNTLVNLELWNRIQTLFPLQCQRRLNGQDAEEEDRIVPRTHPRVCPPGELRQEYEDQVTKLMEERRAQDEEESKASEELIQKLLAEEQQQLQEEMRRKEEDERLAKLLSNQLNSQENLRVPDVAPVKKKKEVVMGHMDRFLCPCPPPGSAPGFITNKENILLMEAELHAEQPRPPVSSKRKSSELDPMEEEEMTSKRVQVCSPPGEERPLPDWEAELQVRQQQEEDDLHLALLLQRDLDREERRRVTDRSKGSSDPYLLRAQRGGMEEAGPSRMSAGGRIRRMRSSSVSSSVSSSVSFPFLRSASSTSVVSKGSKQVTLTEMFPLPRSCSSASAATSNAK; from the exons ATGTCTCCGGTGTCTGAGGTGGAGGAAGGAGGCAGGCAGGAGCTGGCTCTGACCTGGGAAGACTGTCTGTGTCCGGTCTGTCTGGACATCTTCATAGAGCCCGTCACCCTGCCCTGCACACACTCCTTCTGCAAg GGCTGCTTCCTGGAGTCGGTGGACAAGGCGACGCTGTGCTGCCCCATGTGCAGGAAGCGGGTCTCCAACTGGGCCCGCCGCAACAACAAGAAGAACACGCTGGTGAACCTGGAGCTGTGGAACCGGATTCAGACCCTCTTCCCTCTGCAGTGTCAGCGCCGCCTGAACGGCCAGGACGCTGAGGAGGAGGACCGCATAG ttccCAGAACGCATCCCAGGGTCTGCCCTCCTGGAGAGCTGCGGCAGGAGTACGAGGATCAGGTGACCAAG ctgatggaggaGCGGAGGGCTCAGGACGAGGAGGAGAGCAAAGCAAGCGAggagctgatccagaagctgctggctgaggagcagcagcagctgcaggaggagatgaggaggaaggaggaagacGAGCGTCTGGCCAAGCTGCTGAGCAACCAGCTG AACTCCCAGGAGAACCTTCGTGTTCCCGACGTCGCTCCggtcaagaagaagaaggaggtcGTTATGGGACACATGGACAG GTTCCTGTGTCCCTGCCCTCCGCCAGGCTCCGCCCCCGGCTTCATAACCAATAAG gaGAACATCCTCCTgatggaggcggagcttcacgCGGAGCAGCCCCGCCCACCGGTATCATCGAAGAGGAAGAGCTCGGAGCTAGACccgatggaggaggaggagatgaccTCCAAGCGAGTCCAGGTGTGCTCCCCACCTGGAGAGGAGCGGCCGCTGCCGGACtgggaggcggagcttcaggtgaggcagcagcaggaggaggacgACCTCCACCTGGCTCTGCTGCTCCAGAGGGATCTGGACCGGGAGGAGCGACGGAGAGTCACGGACCGGAGCAAAGGCTCCTCTGACCCCTACCTGCTGCGCGCCCAGAGAGGTGGCATGGAGGAGGCGGGGCCGTCACGCATGTCTGCAGGAGGAAGAATACGCCGGATGCGCAGCAGCTCCGTCAGCAGCTCCGTCAGCAGCTCCGTCAGCTTCCCGTTCCTGCGCTCGGCCTCCTCTACCTCGGTGGTGAGCAAAGGAAGCAAGCAGGTCACTCTGACCGAGATGTTCCCTCTTCCTCGCTCCTGCTCCTCTGCCTCCGCTGCCACAAGTAAcgcaaaataa